Within the Clostridium scatologenes genome, the region CTTATGAAAACGCTCCTAAAGCTGGCGTATTTGCTTCCCGCTCTCCAGTTAGACCTAATCCTATTGCACTTACTACTGCAAAAATTATTGATTTTAATAAAAGCCTAAGACAAATTAAAGTAAGTACTCTGGATTGTTTTGACAATACACCTGTAATTGATATTTCACCTTACATACCATCAAATGATCGTATTTTAGATTGTAGGGTTCCAGAATGGCTTTCTCATTGGCCAGAATGGTTAGATGATTCAACTTTAGATTTTTCTCAAAGTAAGGTTGAATTGAAAACACCCCCTATTTTTAATTACATATATAAATATTCAAAATCAAATAATAAAACTGCAGATTTTTTTAAGGAAGATAAAAATAATATAATAAAGCAAAGTAATAAGATTATTATAAAAGGCGCAAGACAAAATAATCTAAAAAATGTAGATGTGATCATTCCATATAATAAGATAACTGTAATTACTGGAGTAAGTGGCAGTGGTAAATCCAGCCTTGCCTTTGATACTATCTTTGCTGAAAGCCAAAGGAGATTTATGGATAGCCTTTCTACCTCCCAGCGGTCACTTTATGAACAAATGGAAAAACCTGATTTTGATAAAATCTCTGGTCTGCCACCTGCAATTTCAATATCACAAAAAAATATTGTGCGAAATCCACGTTCTACAGTAGGGACAATTACAGACATATATGACTGCTTACGTACACTGTTTTCAATTATTGGTGTACGGCATTGTCCCAATTGTGGAAATGCAATACTCCCCTTAAATACAGATGAAATTATCCAAACACTCCTTAAGCTTGTTCCAGGCACCTTAATAAAAATAGAACCCTTTAAAGCTAATGCTCCTTGTTATAAATACTTATTGCCTAAAAAAAATACTTCAAATGATCTTTTATCAGACTACATAAAAGAAACTTTAAAAATAGGTAAAGGTGCAATTTATGTAACAATTAATAACAAGGATAAAATTTTATTTCAAACAACGCAAATGTGCTATCATTGTGACCATATACTATTTGAATTAACTCCATCTACCTTCAGCTTTAATAATGCTGAAAGCATGTGTCCTGTTTGCAATGGACTGGGTATCACCCAATTTAATTATATGTAATTCTAATTTATCAATACTTGATGGTGCTTCAAATTGGTGGGGAACTTTAAGAAAATTTAGGGACAGCCCAAACGCAAACTGGATGAAAGGAGAAATACTAGCACTAGCAGAGGATATGAGTATTGATTTAGAAAAGCCATGGATTAAACTTCCAGAAGATTTTAAACACCAAGCTCTTTGGGGATCTAATGGAAGAAAAGTCACTTTTACATACGAAAATAGAAATGGAAGAACTGGACGTATTACAAGACCAGTAGAAGGTGCTTGTAATTGTATTAAACGTATTGTTTCTTCTAATAACGGCGAGGCTTCCAAAAGAATTGCAAATGAATTTATGGAACAATACACTTGTAATTACTGTCATGGTGAACGTCTTGCAAAAGAAGGAAGAATGGTAGATATTACAGGTACTCGTTTTCCTGAAGCTGCATCAATGACAATAAGTGAATTAAAAGAATGGTTAGAAATTCTTTCATGCAAGTTATCAGATTTCCAATTATCTACATCATCTTCTATACTGAAAGAACTTCATAAAAAACTGTGTAATTATATTAAGATCGGCGTTTCCTATCTTAACTTAAATCGTTCTGTTACAACACTATCTGGTGGAGAATTGCAAAGATTAAAGCTTATAAAGCAATTAGAAAGCGGCATTAGCAATATACTTTATGTATTAGATGAACCTTCTACCGGACTTCATATAAAAGATCAGGAAAAACTCATAGAAATCATAAAAGAGCTAAGAGATTATGGTAACACAATAATCATTGTTGAACATAATTCCAATCTTATATCTATGGCAGATTATATTATAGATGTTGGCCCCCACGCCGGTACCTTTGGTGGTCAAATAGTAGCGCAAGATACTCCATTAAAAATTATGGAAAATGTTAATTCAGAAACAGGTAAATATCTTTCAGGTAAAAAACATGTATATATAGAAAAATCGCACATATCAGATGAATGTAGTTATGTTAAATTAACTGGTGTTAACTGCAATAATCTTAAAAATATCGATATTACTTTTCCTACTAGTTCAATCATCTGTATAACAGGAGTTAGTGGTTCAGGAAAAAGCAGCCTTGTTTCAAAGTGTTTATATCCTGCCATAGAAAACCGAATTCATGGAAAGAAAGATGTAAGCAGATATTGCCACAGCCTAAGTGGTGATGAGCATTTTGATAAAATTATATATGCAAATCAAAATGCTATTGGCCGTACTCCACGTTCAACTCCTGCCACTTATACTGGAATAATGGATGAAATAAGAAACATATTTGCATCTATAAAGATATCAAAAGAAAAAGGCTATAAAGCAAATAATTTCAGCTTTAACAGTAAGGAAGGTCAATGTGATACCTGCCATGGTGAAGGTAAAATATGCACGCCAGTATCATTTATGGCAGATATATGGTCCAAGTGTCCTGTTTGTGGAGGTAAAAGATATAAAAAAAATATCCTTGAAGTGAAATATAAAGATAAAAGTATTTACGATGTTCTTGAAATTAATGTAAACGAAGCTTTGGACTTTTTTATAGATCAACCTAAGTTAGTACATATTTTAAACATTATGTCTGAAGTTGGGCTTGGATATTTAAAGCTAGGACAAAATGCGGTTACCTTATCTGGAGGAGAAGCTCAAAGAATAAAACTAGCTAAAGAACTCAGCACAAATTCAACTGGAAGAACTCTTTATATACTTGATGAACCTACCGCCGGGCTGCACTTTTCCGATACTCAAAATCTTTTGATATTACTTGAAAAGATAAGAAATTCAGGAAATACCATATTAATCATTGAACACAACTTGGATGTAATTAAAAATTCTGATTGGATAATAGATCTAGGGCCAGAAGGTGGACTTAAAGGCGGTTATGTTATTGCTCAAGGTACTCCCACGCAAGTATCTAAAGTAAAAGAAAGTTATACAGGCAATTTGCTAAGCCACTGCAAGCATTGATACTAACTTAACTTTCGCAGTTTAAGCATATTGCGACGTAAGGGTGCAGTGGAAGTTTGAATTTCAACTTTTATTCCATGATATATTATAAGGGTGTACTCACGGCTAAATGTTTTAATTATTCTAAAGCTCGAAATTTTTGAAAACCTAAGAACTTTGTCAAACTCGATTCCCTCAAACAGGACTAAAGTTCTAAGGCTTTCAAAAATTTTAAGCTAAGAATAATACTAAAACAATTTAGCTAATGTGAGTACACCCTTATAATATATCACTGCATAAAAGTTGAAATTCAAACTAGCAAATTCAAGTGTACGCACTTAATTGCATTGTTATAGGTAATTTTATAAGCCACAATCATATTTATAACACATAAAATTAAGGCGGAACATGCTGTTAGTCTAATATATTTAATTTAAAAGTCAGTTGCTTTTTATTTAGAGCCATATCAGAAAGTAATATATACGTAATGCACTAAGAAGTAACTTTCAACTGTATGGAGACTGATATATGCTGTGAAGGAAGATGCGAACAAATTTTAGAAGTTCTTTGCTTGAGATATTGAAAAATTTCGTAATTTTTGCCAGGACGGCAAAAGCTCCGAAAGCGACAGGACGTCGCATTTGAGGAGGTAGAAATTTTTCAATATCTCAAGCATTAGAACTTCTTAATGAAGTGAGTTTTCCTTCACAGCATATATCAGCCGGAATACAGTTGAAAGTTACTTCGCTTTACATACGCTTGAGTCGCATTATGTTTAAGTAGAGTAATTAATACTAAAAATACTTATTCATCTTCATTATTTTCTTCTATTTCAATTCCAGCTAACTTCATTAAATATAAAGCATTTCTTGTAGGTGAAATTCCAGACTTCAATTTATAATCAAAATAAATTTTATTATCTCTATAGTATTCAGAAAAATGGTAGTTTTTAATTTTGGAATCTTTATCATTTGCCATTTCACCTAGTTCCAAGTCATGAGTGGATATAAATCCAAGATTTCCAGTTCTACTTAATTGCTTTACTAAAATCATAGCTCCAGTATGTCTATCTTTTGAATTAGTTCCCTTAAAAATTTCATCTAATAAAAATAATACTTTTTTACCTTCCTTTGAGGCCTCAACAATATTTTTAATTTTTAGTATTTCTGCATAAAAGGAAGATATACTTTGACCTAAATTATCGCTTGTTCTCATACAACTATAGAGATCCATAATAGTACAGCAAAATTCATCTGCACATACAGGAGCTCCAGCATACGCCAATATAATATTAATTCCTACAGTCCTCATAAATGTACTTTTCCCTGACATATTAGAACCTGTTATAAGTGCAACTTGATATGGTTCTTCTATATTTAAATTATTACATACTCTTTTTTCTCCTAAAAGCGGATGACCCATATTTTTTGCTGTAATCATCGATGCTCCAGCTACAATCTTAGGCATGCTCCAATGTGGATTATCATATTTAATATTTGCAATACTGCATAATGCTTCTAGTTCCCCTATTATAACAAGCCACTTTTCAAAGTCATCACCTGCTTTTATCTTCCATTTTTCAATAGAAATAGTCCAGTGATATTCTAACATGAGAATTGAATTTAAAATAGGATATAATGTATTACGTCTACTTACTATAGATTCACAAATCTTAGAAAAAGTATCTATTTGTTTATATGCGCTTTTGGCATCATTGTCATAAAGTGTTTTACACAAATCTATAATGTACTTTGACTTAAATTTATGCTTTTCTATATGCTTGAGCATATTTCTATATGTTTTTATACTATAATTATATTTCTCTGCAATAATTAAGTTCTTCATCCTATCTTCTCTTTTTATCCTTAAAATAACACATTGAACAAGGATGAAAAAAATAGGAATATAGTATGGAATTATGTAAAATATTTTTGGTGCACTTGTACTAGTGTCCAGTAAAACTGCTATGACATAATCAATTATTCTAACTATTAATGTTAAACTGGTTATTCCAGTCACTATTGAAAGAACTCTTAAAATCCAAATTATTTTATTTTTTAATATATAGTCATTTTTTTCTTTTATCCATGCAAAAAGCTCTTTGGTATCTTGTTTATCATTACAAATTATTTTTGCTTCTGCCTCAAGCCTCTGTCTAAAGTGTATTTTAGCTCCCAGTTCTGTAACTGCACACTGTCTATCATGTATAATCTGTTCATTTTCAGGTTTTTTTGTTAATATTTCTTTCAATCTTTGTCTTCCAACGTAAGTGCGGCATGTATTTATCCATTGAAACAAAGAAACTTTTCCAAAAATATCAAGATCATATGAATAATTATGGTTTTCATCTACAAATTCTTCTCCAGTATCCTGAAAATCTTTCCAATGTCCCTTTAGTCTTTTTATTGAAGTTTCATTTATTCCCTTAAGTGCAGCTATGTATTTCTTTTCATTTTCTATATTTTTATGTAAGTGAGCTAGATAACAAAGCAAAATAATCATAACTAAGACTACAGAATCAAATATTAAATAAAATTTTAAGGTATACATTCTTATTAAAATTACAAATCCCAATATAAAAACAGCAAGCCTTAAATTACTTAGACTATTCATACGTTTCTCTTGTTTTTTTAATAATAAATTATATTTAGTTTTTCTTTTTTCATATTCCTTTAATGCTACTATCAACTTACTCCTCCTATCTAAATGGTTTTCAAATAAAATATGTCAATTCTAAACCAAAGTAAATCATTCCCAAATATAATAATACATCATATAAAATATATAACTCAAGTATTTTAAAGTAAAGAACGTATATAGATTTACATGATCCATATACGTTCTTGAAATTTAAGTTAAATACAATTTTTAACCTTGAAACACACAACTGACATCTTAATTCAACACTTACATATACCTTATTTAATTAAATTGCATATATCATTTGCAAATTGAACTGGATCTTCTATTGAAAGACCTTCAATCAATAATGCTTGATTATATAAAATATTTGAATACATTTTTACTTTATCTTTATCTTCTTCAAATGCCTTTTTAATAGCATCAAACATTTCATGATTTGTATTTATTTCTAAAATCTTATCAGCTTTAAGATTTGGATTATTTGGCATCATGTTAAGCACTTTTTCCATTTCAATAGAAAGTTCACCTTCGTTTGCAAGACAAACTGGATGAGTTTTCAATCTCTTTGACGCTCTAACTTCTTTAACTTTTCCACTTAAAGCTTCCTTCATGAAATCAAATAAATCTTTATTTTCTTGTGTTTCTTTTTCATTTTCTTTTTCATCAGATTCAATACCTAAGTCTTTACTTGAAACAGATTTAAACTCTTTTTCTTTATATTTCATAAGTATTTTAATTGCAAATTCATCAATATCATCAGTAAAGTATAATATTTCAAAGCCTTTATCTTTGATTAACTCAGTTTGTGGCAGTCTTTCAATCTTTTCTACACTTTCACCAGTTGCATAATATATGAATTTTTGATCTTCCTTCATACGTGAAATGTACTCATCAAGACTTACAAGTTTTTTCTCTGTTGAAGAATAGAACATTAATAAATCTTGAAGTACTTCCTTATTAGTTCCAAAGTCAGAATAAACACCATATTTAAGCTGTCTTCCAAAGCTCTTAAAGAATTCATCATACTTTTCACGATCATTTTTAAGCATTAATGAAAGTTCACTCTTTATTTTATCTTTTACTTTCTTTGCAATAAATTTAAGTTGTCTATCCTGCTGCAAAAGCTCTCTTGAAATGTTAAGAGAAATATCAGCAGAATCAACTAAACCTTGAACAAAGCTGAAGTAATCTGGCAATAAATCTGAGCACTTTTCCATTATTAAAACACCATTAGAATAAAGCTCTAAACCTTTTTCAAATTCCTTTGTATAGAAATCATAAGGTGCTTTAGCTGGAATGAATAATAAAGCATTATAGCTTGCCAATCCTTCAACACTAGTATGAATTGATTTTAAAGGTTTTTCATAACCAAAATGCTTATCCATATAGAATTGGTCATAATCTTCTTGTTTTAATTCATTTTTATTTTTTCTCCAAATTGGAACCATGCTATTTAAAGTTTCATCTTCATAATAATCTTCATACTCTTTTTTACCGTCTTCTGCTTCGCTGCCTTCCTTTTCCTTACTCTTTTTCACCATCATTTTGATTGGATATTTGATAAAATCAGAGTACTTCTTAATTAAAGTTTTCAATCTATATTCATCTAGAAATTCCTCATATTTTTCATCCTCAGTATTTGCTTTTATCTTTAATATAATTTCAGTTCCAACTATTTCTTTATCTATAGGTTCAATATCATAACCTTCTACGCCTTTTGATTCCCACTTATAAGCTTCATCTGAATCTATAGAACGACTTATAACAGTAACTACATCTGATACCATGAAAGCTGAATAAAATCCAACTCCAAATTGACCTATGATATCCACGCCTTCTTTTTCCTCATTTTCATTTTTAAACGCTAAAGAACCACTTTTAGCAATAGTTCCAAGGTTATTTTCAAGTTCATCCTTTGTCATCCCTATACCTGTATCTGTAATAGTAAGAGTTCTATTCTCCTTATCTGCTGTAATCCTAATATAAAAATCTTCTTTATTGAAGCTTATATTGCTGTCAACAAGCGAACGATAATAACTTTTATCAATTGCGTCACTTGCATTTGATATAAGTTCCCTCAAAAATATTTCTTTGTTTGTATAAATTGAGTTAATCATTAATTCAAGTAGTCTTTGAGATTCTGCTCTAAATTGTTTTGTAGCCATTTATATCATTTCCCTTCATTGAAATTTTTTAACATATTAAAACCACACCTATAAAGTAGGTGCGGTTATTTTTAAATTAATCAAGCCACTTTCCTACTCTCAATCCTTATAGATTTCAAAAAGATTCACATAAACTCATTGAAATTATCCACTAAACAATCTTTACTGATTAAGAACATATATTGTAAATTCGTGATTTTATAATTTTTATTTTATCAATATGTATTTTTAAATTATTTTTGTTAGCACTCATCGTTATTGAGTGCTAACTATATTTTAGCAATTATATTTTTTTTGTCAATATGTTCTTTAAATTTAATTTAAAATGCATTGTTTTTTTCAAGCTACCTAGAAATTTTGGCTAATATTAAGTTCTAATATAGGAATTTTGGAACTTTTTTGATGAAAATGACCCATATTATTGAAAAATAAAAGACATTTCCAGTTTTCTCAACTATTATTTAAACATAGTATGTAAATATTATGTTTTAAAAATGAACTTTTTTCACATCTTAATACTCTTATATATAGAATCGAGGTGCTAAATGGATATAAATATATTAGTAAAAAGAGCAAAACAAGGTAATAAAGAAGCTCTAGTGCAACTTATAATGGCACAGAAAGAGGATTTTTATAAATTAGCTTATTTATATATGAAAAACGAACATGATGCCTTAGATGCTATGCAGGACACTATTGTAATCTTATATGAAAATATACACAAATTAAAAAATGCTGATGCTTTTTACAGCTGGAGTAAAACTATTCTGGTAAACTGTTGCAAAAAACTTTTAAAACAAAATAAAAAAACACTTTCTCTTGATAGTATTAAAGAAGATTTTTCTGAAGAAAGCTTTGGTAAAAAGGATGAACAAATTGTACTCCAAAAACACCTATCAAGTTTAAAAGAAAAATATCAAGAAGTATTAAAGCTTCATTACTTTTTGGATTTAGACAATGAAACTATATCAAAAATGATCAATATACCAGTTGGAACAGTAAAATCTCGTATATTTAATGGCTTAAAAAAACTTAAAGAAAGCCTCGGAGGTGATGAATAGTGAATGATACAGAAAAGCTATTAAAAGAAACTAAATTAAACTTTGATAAATTAGAAACTCCAGAAGCTCTAGAAGCTAAATTGAGAATTGCACTTAAAGATATTAAACCTAAAAATAATAAAATTTCAAAAATAAAAATTGCTTCTATATTCATTTGTTTAATATTAGCAATCTATAATTTTAACACTTTAGCTTATTATTCTGAAAAAATTACGGGTTATGATAAAGTTATGGATACAAATTTAAAAAAACTTAATGAATTAGGCAAAGGGCAGACTATAAATAAAAGTTTTACTTTTAAAAGCGGATCAATTTTTACCCTAGATGGCATAATGGTTGACGATAATAAACTCCTAACTTTTTATACAATAAAAAATTCTAAAGGAAATGTTGAAAATACAGACATAAAATTAGAAATAAGTGGAATTTTCGGAAGCCATTTATTTACTAATTCTTATGGAACTCTTAATGATGCCAAAACAGAAATGAAATTTACTGCAAATTTTAATCCTCCTTCAATGCTTGATAACAATTTAACATTAAATGTAATTTCTAAAGAAAATAATGAAACTGGACAAATTTCATTTGCACTAGACAAAAATAAAGCTATGGGACACAATATAAAAAAATTTCTAAATAGAACTATAGAAACAAAAGACTCTAGCCTCCATCTGCAATATATTTCTGCTTCTCCTACCACTACAGTAATTAAAGGAAGCATATCTAATATATTAGAAATAGCACTTAATAAAATCAAAGGTATAACCTTTTCACCAAGTAATTTAGATATAAAACTCATTGCTGATGGAAAAGTTGTTGAAAATCAGGCAGCAGAACTAAGTTCAAATATTACTGGAGTTACTTTTAAGTATAATTTTCAGCCTTTACCTGCTAATTTTAAAAAGCTTCAAATTAAGTTTTCAAGCTTAACCTCTGAGCACATTATAAATAAAAATTTTAAGTTAAAAAAAGAACTAAAAAATCAAAATATCAACATTGAAAATAGAAATATTAAAATAGATAAAATATATGAGGCTAATGGAAATACCTATATTACAATTTCTACAGAACAAGATATAATTCTAACAAAAGTAAATATGACTATAGATGGAAAAAATCTTCCTCTTAATAAGACTAATAAAGAAAATGGTAATAAAGATTCTTATACTAGAACACTAGAATTTATAGGAACAGGTAGTAACCTAGAATTAAATATCCAACGTATGATTTACAAAACAAGTTATAATAGAACTATAGATATAATTTCAAATTAAGCAATAAGTATCACTAATTTTAGAGGGGTTGTGGCATTAAGAAATTTACATACAATATACTGTAGTATTTATTCTTAGTATAACATCCCCTTTTCCCATGCTTTTGCCAATATATACATCTTTAATTTAAACCATCATAAATAAGCTAAACAATAAATAAAACACTTTTTTCAATTATTTTTATATTTTTCTAATCTGTTTTTTTATTCTATCTATAAACATTAAAGGTATTGTTGCTGCCACAACAATTAAAGTTAACATAAATACATCATCTATTGCATTCATATAGGATTCTGTATGTACGTATTTGTAAGCGAAATACAATACGCCTGTCTTAGCATTTGCCACTACTGAACCTTTTTGCAATATATAACTTTGAACAGTATTCGTAAAATTTGAAGTTACAGGGTTAAAAGGTGTTAATTGTTCTGCTAATCTATAGTAGTGTAAACTCTGTCTGTTTTGTAAAAATACTGTAAGTATAGTTGTGCTTAGTGAACCTGCTACCTGTTTTACTGTATTTTGAAGAGCTGAAGCTCTACTTATAAGTTCCGGCGGTACCTGTTCCATACTCATAGTAGTGGCAGGCATCATGCATAATCCTACACTAGCTCCTCTTATAAACAATAAAAATTTAAGTGTTGAATTACTCATATCTGTACTTAAAAAATATAATTCATAAGTTGATATAATCATTAACACTATACCTACAATAATAAAGGGTTTACCCCCTATTTTATCTGACATTTTCCCAGCTATAGGCATAGTAAGTCCTGAACCTATTGCATAGTACAACATAATAATACCTGACTGCATAGCATTAAGTCCGGATAGATTTTGCAAAAACAATGGTATAAATACAAGCACCCCATACATGCCAAATACTATTACGTTAATTAAAATTGTATTAACTGAATAGGGAAATATTTTTAGCACTCTTAACTCCAATAAAATCTAACTTTTTGTCACTTTTTTTTACATCTTCCTTTAATATTGCTACAGCAAGAATTGTTCCTATAATACCAATAGGTACATTAATGTTAAAAATCAAATTCCAGCTTAAATATTGAACTATATATCCTCCTAAGGTTGGTCCAATAGCAGGCGCTACCATTATTGATATACCATATATGCCAGCTGCTAATCCAATTTTTTCTTTTGGAATTACTTTATAAAGTGTAGACATGCCAACAGGCATAATCATACCTCCACCTATAGCTTGCAAAATTCTTGCAAATATTAGTACATCTATACTCCAGGATATTCCGCACAAAAATGAACCTATGGTGAACACTACTATTGCAAATACATATACTTTCTTATAGCCTAAAACCTCTTCTAAATATCCTGTTAAAGGTATAACAGCTCCTGCCGCAAGCATATAGCCAGTTAAAACCCATCTACCAGTATCTAAAGAAGTAGAAAAAATAGACATTATTTTTGGCAATGCTATATTTACAATACTAGTATCAAGAAATGCCATAAAGGTTCCTATAATAATTACCATTAAACAAAGCCATTTATAAGAAGCTGCTTCTTTCTCTTCCACTTACAATCACCCACTTTTTTAATATTATCTATATCTTCTCACATACAAAACTTTCACTTAATATAAGCAACTTTTTCAGAGGACAATGAAATTTTTTTATATTACAAAAGTGAAATTAATTATTTTACATGAATCCTTACCACTGCATTAATTCCAGGTAATAATTTAACTTTTCCATAACTATTTAATTTGATTTTTACAGTTACCTTTTGAACAACCTTAGTAAAGTTAGCACTTGTAGATGTTGGCAGTAATGAAAATTCAGAAGCTGAAGCTTCACCAATAGACTGTACTACTCCAGTAAATTTTTTATCTTTATATTTATCTATTGAAACATCTACCTTTTCACCTTCTCTTAATTTAGTTAGCTTTGTTTCTTCTATATTTGCTGTAATATAAACTTTATCTGGATCTACTACATACGCAAGCACCTGACCAGCAGTTATTATTTCACCTACATTTACTGTTTTTTTTATGATTGTACCTTTTATAGGTGCACGCAAAACATAAGTATCTAAATTAGAATCAGGTTGTCCAGCTAATTCCTGCTGACCAACTATTTGTTCTTTATCCACCATAGTTCCTTCTTCTCCATCAAATTCCAAAAGTTTACCAGATACTTGAGAACTTATCTTATATAAATCTCCATCTACCTTTGCATCCTCCGTGGAAACAAAATATGTACTATTATACCAATAATATATACCAATACTTACCATACATATAACCATTATAAGTAGCATGCCAATTATTATAATTTTTCTTTTTGATTTCATAATATTCACCTTCTTTTACTTACTAAAACCTATTTGGGCAATCATGCCTGTTTTTAAAATATGACTTTCATCTTTTACTGTAACTCTCATTACATTTTTATTATTAGAATTCATCATTATTTACTACAGTAATTAAATTAGCCCCTGTAGCAGCAATTTCTCCTTCATGTATATTACAGATACTTACTACACCTGATATAGGAGATTTAATTACCCCATTGCTTAATTGAGTTTTATAAGAATCTACTAAAGTTTGTGCCTCTTTCACTGATGCTTGAGATACAACTATATCCTGCTGTGTTGAACCATTTTTTAACTTGCTCAAATTTTCATTATCGGAAGTCAATGTATTTTTAGCTGCAGTTAAAGCTGTCTCTACCTGTTCCATATTTTGTTTTGTATCATATCCTTTATCATAAAGCTGCTTTACACGATTATAATTACTTTGAATATTTTGAAGGGCTTTGTCATCACTAGCCATCTTAGCTTCTGATATAGCAATATCTTCAGGTCTAGCTGCACTTTCAACCTTGCTTAAACCAGCTTTTGCAGTGTTTACTTTTGCTTCTGCCTGTTTTACTTGATTATCTAAATCTGTAGTATCTAAATAAATAATTGCATCTCCTGCATTAACCTTACTTTCCACATCTACAGCAACCTTTGAAACCTTAGTAGGTGTAATTTTAGAAGCTAAATTTATTGAATCATTAGACTGAATTTTTCCTACAAAAATAAATACCTCTCTTGGAGCTGCTTGAGCTTTATAATTTTCACTTACTTCTGTCTTTGCACTACTACAGCCACCCAATAATAAAGAAAATACTAAAATCATTTTAGGTGATGAAAATGGATAGAAAAATACGAATACCTCGTCAAAAGAGGTCCATTGAAAAGAAAAATAAAATTATTGATGCTGCTTATAAAATATTTAATGAAAAAGGATATAATAATACAACTACTGTGGATATAGCAAAAGAAGCAGGCATTGCTACAGGTTCTGTATATGCCTACTTTGAAGATAAGAAAGATATATTTATTCAAGCTTTGCACAAATACAGCAATATTATGCAAGAACTTGTGCTTAACAAATTTAATCAGATACCAATTGAAGAAGATTTATTAAGTGTAATTAAACAAGTTATCAACATATTAATTGAATCCCACGATTTATCTAAAAATCTTCATAATGAAATTATGGCTTTAAGTTTTTTGGATGAAGATATAAAAAATCATTTTAAAAATCAACATGAGCAAATAACAATTAGAATATTTCAGCAACTAGAAGAAAGAAATATTATCATTAATAACCAAAA harbors:
- the htpG gene encoding molecular chaperone HtpG, encoding MATKQFRAESQRLLELMINSIYTNKEIFLRELISNASDAIDKSYYRSLVDSNISFNKEDFYIRITADKENRTLTITDTGIGMTKDELENNLGTIAKSGSLAFKNENEEKEGVDIIGQFGVGFYSAFMVSDVVTVISRSIDSDEAYKWESKGVEGYDIEPIDKEIVGTEIILKIKANTEDEKYEEFLDEYRLKTLIKKYSDFIKYPIKMMVKKSKEKEGSEAEDGKKEYEDYYEDETLNSMVPIWRKNKNELKQEDYDQFYMDKHFGYEKPLKSIHTSVEGLASYNALLFIPAKAPYDFYTKEFEKGLELYSNGVLIMEKCSDLLPDYFSFVQGLVDSADISLNISRELLQQDRQLKFIAKKVKDKIKSELSLMLKNDREKYDEFFKSFGRQLKYGVYSDFGTNKEVLQDLLMFYSSTEKKLVSLDEYISRMKEDQKFIYYATGESVEKIERLPQTELIKDKGFEILYFTDDIDEFAIKILMKYKEKEFKSVSSKDLGIESDEKENEKETQENKDLFDFMKEALSGKVKEVRASKRLKTHPVCLANEGELSIEMEKVLNMMPNNPNLKADKILEINTNHEMFDAIKKAFEEDKDKVKMYSNILYNQALLIEGLSIEDPVQFANDICNLIK
- a CDS encoding RNA polymerase sigma factor; this encodes MDINILVKRAKQGNKEALVQLIMAQKEDFYKLAYLYMKNEHDALDAMQDTIVILYENIHKLKNADAFYSWSKTILVNCCKKLLKQNKKTLSLDSIKEDFSEESFGKKDEQIVLQKHLSSLKEKYQEVLKLHYFLDLDNETISKMINIPVGTVKSRIFNGLKKLKESLGGDE
- a CDS encoding DUF4179 domain-containing protein, which translates into the protein MNDTEKLLKETKLNFDKLETPEALEAKLRIALKDIKPKNNKISKIKIASIFICLILAIYNFNTLAYYSEKITGYDKVMDTNLKKLNELGKGQTINKSFTFKSGSIFTLDGIMVDDNKLLTFYTIKNSKGNVENTDIKLEISGIFGSHLFTNSYGTLNDAKTEMKFTANFNPPSMLDNNLTLNVISKENNETGQISFALDKNKAMGHNIKKFLNRTIETKDSSLHLQYISASPTTTVIKGSISNILEIALNKIKGITFSPSNLDIKLIADGKVVENQAAELSSNITGVTFKYNFQPLPANFKKLQIKFSSLTSEHIINKNFKLKKELKNQNINIENRNIKIDKIYEANGNTYITISTEQDIILTKVNMTIDGKNLPLNKTNKENGNKDSYTRTLEFIGTGSNLELNIQRMIYKTSYNRTIDIISN
- a CDS encoding MFS transporter; translated protein: MLKIFPYSVNTILINVIVFGMYGVLVFIPLFLQNLSGLNAMQSGIIMLYYAIGSGLTMPIAGKMSDKIGGKPFIIVGIVLMIISTYELYFLSTDMSNSTLKFLLFIRGASVGLCMMPATTMSMEQVPPELISRASALQNTVKQVAGSLSTTILTVFLQNRQSLHYYRLAEQLTPFNPVTSNFTNTVQSYILQKGSVVANAKTGVLYFAYKYVHTESYMNAIDDVFMLTLIVVAATIPLMFIDRIKKQIRKI
- a CDS encoding MFS transporter; this translates as MEEKEAASYKWLCLMVIIIGTFMAFLDTSIVNIALPKIMSIFSTSLDTGRWVLTGYMLAAGAVIPLTGYLEEVLGYKKVYVFAIVVFTIGSFLCGISWSIDVLIFARILQAIGGGMIMPVGMSTLYKVIPKEKIGLAAGIYGISIMVAPAIGPTLGGYIVQYLSWNLIFNINVPIGIIGTILAVAILKEDVKKSDKKLDFIGVKSAKNISLFS
- a CDS encoding HlyD family secretion protein, whose protein sequence is MKSKRKIIIIGMLLIMVICMVSIGIYYWYNSTYFVSTEDAKVDGDLYKISSQVSGKLLEFDGEEGTMVDKEQIVGQQELAGQPDSNLDTYVLRAPIKGTIIKKTVNVGEIITAGQVLAYVVDPDKVYITANIEETKLTKLREGEKVDVSIDKYKDKKFTGVVQSIGEASASEFSLLPTSTSANFTKVVQKVTVKIKLNSYGKVKLLPGINAVVRIHVK